In Myxococcus stipitatus, the following are encoded in one genomic region:
- the folK gene encoding 2-amino-4-hydroxy-6-hydroxymethyldihydropteridine diphosphokinase: MSTLVYVGLGSNEGDRESHLVAALTALSRIDAVAVLHCSSLFDSAPVGPPQPRFLNAVVALECDLSPQRLLVILQQIEKDLGRKRELRWGPRTIDLDILFWEGQVVADPHLQVPHLELHKRRFALEPLAELAPELLHPVLGMTVKELLGKLAPQDVRRSEATWWPEASLPSNET; encoded by the coding sequence GTGAGCACCCTTGTCTACGTTGGATTGGGCTCGAACGAGGGGGACCGCGAGTCCCACCTGGTCGCCGCCCTGACCGCGCTGTCCCGCATCGACGCGGTGGCGGTGCTTCATTGTTCCTCGCTCTTCGACAGCGCGCCCGTGGGGCCGCCGCAGCCGCGCTTCCTCAACGCGGTGGTGGCGCTGGAGTGTGATTTGTCGCCCCAGCGCCTGCTGGTCATCCTTCAGCAAATCGAGAAGGACCTGGGCCGCAAGCGGGAGCTGCGCTGGGGGCCTCGGACCATCGACCTGGACATCCTCTTCTGGGAGGGACAGGTGGTGGCGGACCCGCATCTCCAGGTGCCGCATCTGGAGTTGCACAAGCGCCGCTTCGCGCTGGAGCCGTTGGCGGAGCTGGCGCCTGAGTTGTTGCACCCCGTGTTGGGGATGACGGTGAAGGAGCTCCTCGGGAAACTCGCCCCGCAGGATGTCCGGAGGAGTGAGGCCACCTGGTGGCCCGAAGCGAGCCTTCCGAGCAACGAGACATGA
- the lysA gene encoding diaminopimelate decarboxylase, whose product MNSFSFRKGVLHAEKVPLPAIADAVGTPTYVYSTDALTRHFRAVTEAFAEARPLVCYSVKANSNLAILKLFAGLGGGFDIVSGGELARVKHAGGDPAKTVFAGVGKTPEEMEAALAAGILLFNVESAEELEALDAVGRRVGRRAPFALRVNPEVDARTHRYIATGLKTSKFGVPFEEAVALYARSRKMKGVRAAGLDCHIGSQLTQSAPLRAALTKVAGLYQELQSKKHALEYLDVGGGLGITYVDETPPSAAEYARVVREATKDTGARLVLEPGRSLVGNAGVLLTRVLYRKQTPARQFAVVDAGMNDLLRPALYEAHHGFVPLVKRRGKAVEVDVVGPVCESTDVLAKARSLVLPQAGELYAFLSAGAYGMSMASNYNSRPRPAEVLVDGEAWRVVRERERTEDLWRGERA is encoded by the coding sequence GTGAATTCTTTTTCGTTCCGCAAGGGCGTGCTGCACGCGGAGAAGGTGCCGCTGCCCGCCATCGCCGACGCGGTGGGGACACCCACCTATGTCTATTCCACCGACGCGCTGACCCGGCACTTCCGCGCCGTGACGGAGGCCTTCGCCGAGGCCCGTCCGCTGGTCTGCTACTCGGTGAAGGCCAACTCCAACCTGGCCATCCTCAAGCTGTTCGCGGGGCTGGGCGGAGGCTTCGACATCGTCTCAGGTGGGGAGCTGGCCCGCGTGAAGCACGCGGGAGGCGACCCGGCGAAGACGGTGTTCGCGGGCGTGGGCAAGACGCCGGAGGAGATGGAGGCCGCGCTCGCCGCCGGCATCCTCCTGTTCAACGTGGAGAGCGCCGAGGAGTTGGAGGCGCTGGACGCGGTGGGCCGGCGTGTGGGGCGCCGCGCGCCCTTCGCCTTGCGGGTCAACCCCGAGGTGGATGCACGCACGCACCGCTACATCGCCACGGGCCTGAAGACGTCCAAGTTCGGCGTGCCCTTCGAGGAGGCGGTGGCGCTGTACGCGCGCTCGCGGAAGATGAAGGGCGTGCGGGCCGCGGGGTTGGACTGTCACATCGGCTCGCAGCTCACGCAGAGCGCGCCCCTGCGCGCGGCGCTCACCAAGGTGGCGGGGCTGTACCAGGAGCTCCAGTCGAAGAAGCACGCGCTGGAGTACCTGGACGTGGGCGGGGGCCTGGGAATCACGTACGTGGACGAGACGCCCCCCAGCGCGGCCGAGTACGCGCGCGTGGTGCGCGAGGCGACGAAGGACACCGGCGCGCGGCTGGTGCTGGAGCCCGGGCGTTCACTGGTGGGCAACGCGGGGGTGCTGCTCACGCGGGTGCTGTACCGCAAGCAGACTCCGGCCCGGCAGTTCGCCGTCGTGGACGCGGGGATGAACGACCTCCTGCGTCCGGCGCTCTATGAGGCCCACCACGGCTTCGTCCCGCTGGTGAAGCGGCGAGGCAAGGCGGTGGAGGTGGACGTCGTGGGGCCGGTGTGTGAGTCCACCGATGTGCTGGCGAAGGCGCGCTCCCTGGTCCTTCCTCAGGCGGGCGAGCTGTATGCCTTCCTCAGCGCCGGGGCTTACGGGATGAGCATGGCCTCGAACTACAACTCCCGCCCTCGCCCGGCCGAGGTGCTGGTGGACGGCGAGGCGTGGCGGGTGGTCCGGGAGCGGGAGCGCACCGAGGATCTCTGGCGCGGCGAGCGGGCCTGA
- the dapB gene encoding 4-hydroxy-tetrahydrodipicolinate reductase, which translates to MIRIVITGITGRMGGTLLRLARDSEDLRVVGATERPGSSAVGLDAGLAARLGALEVQVVDDLGRALDQAKADVVIDFTSAEVSVGHAKACAARGVAFVCGSTGFSPEGQAELAACAKVVPIVAAPNMSVGVNLVIRVAAELARVLGPDFDVEVLEAHHRMKKDAPSGTALRLAEVLASSLGRTQEDLTFSRHGQIGARPAQEIGVQTLRGGDVVGEHTVYFFGEGERIELTHRATSRDQFGLGALRAARWVVGRPPGLYDMADVLGFQRTP; encoded by the coding sequence ATGATTCGCATCGTCATCACCGGCATCACCGGACGCATGGGCGGCACGCTGTTGCGGCTGGCCCGCGACTCGGAGGACTTGCGGGTGGTGGGCGCCACGGAGCGGCCCGGCAGCAGCGCGGTGGGCCTGGACGCGGGACTCGCCGCGAGGCTGGGCGCGCTGGAGGTGCAGGTGGTGGATGACCTGGGCCGCGCGCTGGACCAGGCGAAGGCGGACGTCGTCATCGACTTCACCAGCGCCGAGGTGAGCGTGGGCCACGCGAAGGCGTGCGCGGCGCGCGGCGTGGCCTTCGTGTGTGGCTCCACGGGCTTCTCTCCCGAGGGGCAGGCGGAGCTGGCTGCGTGCGCGAAGGTGGTGCCCATCGTCGCCGCGCCCAACATGTCGGTGGGCGTCAACCTGGTCATCCGCGTGGCCGCGGAGCTGGCGCGCGTGTTGGGGCCGGACTTCGACGTGGAGGTGCTGGAGGCGCACCACCGCATGAAGAAGGACGCGCCCAGCGGCACCGCGCTGCGGCTGGCGGAGGTGCTGGCGTCGTCGCTGGGGCGCACGCAGGAGGACCTGACGTTCTCCCGCCACGGGCAGATTGGCGCCCGCCCCGCCCAGGAGATTGGCGTGCAGACGCTGCGCGGCGGCGACGTGGTGGGTGAGCACACCGTGTATTTCTTCGGCGAGGGCGAGCGCATCGAGCTCACGCACCGCGCCACCAGCAGGGACCAGTTCGGCCTGGGGGCGCTGCGCGCCGCGCGTTGGGTGGTGGGCCGCCCGCCGGGGCTGTATGACATGGCCGACGTGCTCGGCTTCCAGAGGACACCATGA
- a CDS encoding KpsF/GutQ family sugar-phosphate isomerase, translating to MWSALGGRASRRVTDAPPRVKGGHLGCPGLQGEPAAMPRSSRAAAKKQPRLRALPGRSTPPPASEPDDEALLAYARDVLEVEARAVLGATAGLGQPFVRAARLVRACAGQVIVTGMGKAGHIGQKLSATLASTGIRSVFLHPAEAVHGDLGRVARGDVILAMSNSGATEELLRLLPAFKRMATPVIALTGDTNSALAKGADVVLDIGRIEEACPMGMVPTASTAALHALGDALVMAVMRSRTFTTDEYALLHPGGKLGRSVQRVFELMRTGDANPLVRDTATMTEVVGVMTKTPGRPGAACVVDRKGRLVGIFTDGDLRRRVEQGLTDFTVSVREVMGKNPRCVTPETLVMAATAQMRELKVDQLPVVDAEGRAVGLLDVQDLLAAKFV from the coding sequence ATGTGGTCGGCCCTGGGGGGCCGTGCGAGCAGGCGCGTAACCGATGCCCCCCCACGCGTCAAGGGTGGCCACCTGGGGTGTCCGGGGTTACAAGGCGAACCCGCCGCCATGCCCCGTTCCTCCCGCGCCGCCGCCAAGAAGCAGCCCCGTTTGCGAGCCCTCCCCGGCCGCTCCACTCCGCCCCCCGCGTCCGAGCCGGACGACGAGGCGCTGCTCGCGTACGCGCGGGACGTGCTGGAGGTGGAAGCGCGCGCCGTGCTTGGCGCCACGGCGGGCTTGGGACAGCCCTTCGTGCGCGCGGCGCGGCTGGTGCGTGCGTGTGCGGGTCAGGTGATTGTGACGGGCATGGGGAAGGCGGGCCACATCGGCCAGAAGCTCTCCGCGACGCTCGCCTCCACGGGCATCCGCTCCGTGTTCCTGCACCCCGCGGAGGCGGTGCATGGGGATTTGGGTCGCGTGGCGCGCGGGGACGTCATCCTCGCGATGTCCAACAGCGGCGCCACGGAGGAGCTCTTGCGGCTGCTCCCCGCGTTCAAGCGCATGGCCACGCCGGTCATCGCGTTGACGGGGGATACGAACAGCGCGCTCGCGAAGGGCGCGGACGTGGTGCTGGACATCGGCCGGATTGAAGAGGCGTGCCCCATGGGCATGGTGCCCACCGCGTCCACCGCCGCGCTGCATGCGCTGGGGGACGCACTCGTCATGGCGGTCATGCGCTCGCGCACCTTCACCACCGACGAGTACGCGCTGCTGCACCCGGGTGGGAAGCTGGGGCGCTCCGTGCAGCGGGTCTTCGAGCTGATGCGCACGGGAGACGCCAATCCGTTGGTGCGCGACACGGCGACGATGACGGAAGTGGTCGGGGTGATGACGAAGACGCCGGGTCGTCCGGGCGCGGCCTGTGTCGTGGACCGCAAGGGGCGCCTGGTGGGCATCTTCACCGACGGAGACCTGCGCCGCCGCGTGGAGCAGGGCCTGACGGACTTCACGGTGTCGGTGCGCGAGGTGATGGGGAAGAACCCGCGCTGCGTGACACCCGAGACGCTGGTGATGGCCGCCACCGCGCAGATGCGCGAATTGAAGGTGGACCAGCTCCCCGTGGTGGACGCCGAGGGCCGCGCCGTGGGCCTGCTCGACGTGCAGGACCTGCTCGCCGCCAAGTTCGTCTGA
- a CDS encoding fumarylacetoacetate hydrolase family protein: MTTARYCRFLHEGRSNHGRVEGSEVVVLSSAPWLSGAKDTGIRRSLSAVTLLVPSDASKVVCIGQNYRKHAEEMGKPVPAEPLIFTKPSTALNGPGSPIRIPKASQEVHYEAELALVIGERLKNADEMTAARAIWGLTCFNDVTARDIQRREIQHARAKGYDTFACAGPWAVTGLSPLDLQISCRVNGQVRQDSRTSDMVFSPARLVSFISHIMTLLPGDLVSTGTPSGVGKLSAGDSVEVEIEGIGTLLNPVEMEP, translated from the coding sequence ATGACCACCGCCCGCTACTGCCGCTTCCTTCACGAGGGCCGGTCGAACCATGGCCGCGTCGAGGGCTCCGAGGTGGTGGTGCTCTCCTCGGCCCCGTGGCTGAGCGGGGCCAAGGACACGGGCATCCGCCGCTCGTTGTCCGCGGTGACGCTGCTGGTGCCCTCGGACGCCTCGAAGGTGGTCTGCATCGGGCAGAACTACCGCAAGCACGCGGAGGAGATGGGCAAGCCCGTCCCCGCCGAGCCGCTCATCTTCACCAAGCCCTCCACCGCGCTCAACGGGCCGGGTTCGCCCATCCGCATCCCCAAGGCGAGCCAGGAGGTCCACTACGAGGCGGAGCTGGCGCTCGTCATCGGCGAGCGGCTGAAGAACGCGGATGAGATGACCGCCGCGCGCGCCATCTGGGGCCTGACGTGCTTCAACGACGTCACCGCGCGCGACATCCAGCGCCGCGAGATTCAGCACGCCCGCGCCAAGGGCTACGACACCTTCGCCTGCGCGGGGCCGTGGGCGGTGACGGGCCTGTCGCCCTTGGACCTCCAGATTTCCTGCCGGGTGAACGGGCAGGTGCGCCAGGACAGCCGCACGTCGGACATGGTCTTCAGCCCCGCTCGCCTGGTGAGCTTCATCTCCCACATCATGACGCTGCTGCCCGGAGACCTGGTCAGCACGGGCACGCCCTCGGGAGTGGGGAAGCTGTCGGCCGGTGACTCGGTGGAAGTGGAAATCGAGGGAATCGGGACGCTGCTCAATCCGGTTGAGATGGAGCCGTGA
- a CDS encoding TIGR04551 family protein, which produces MSHVLLAALLVASSTAAAQAPAGSTPPPAPATESAPAPAPATSAESPAAAPAQPAAAQPPAAEGEAVTRDDLEATKQELRGEIRAEAAKQSLNGEEWSEEYPEEQRKLEIFTLDGYFRLRPTLFYKFDLGRPVVPELFPRSPRAGDRTQAFATMRLRLDPTFNVSEQVRIKLQVDGLDNVVMGSMPDTLYPGQQRNIFTIFSEDQESLGNTLSDSIKLRRAYGEVNTPVGILRFGRMGSQWGLGMLRNDGNCFDCDYGDTVDRIQFVTEPFAGWYITPMLDFNAEGAIDKSEAEGEPIDLTNADDAHSWVLAIARRDTDAQIRSKLENNQGVLQYGLHFAWRTQRYQDTKDTNGNLGFIPRDASLYIPDLWLRYEERNWRVEFELAAVLGKIGNRALTANETSFNQSLDVTQFGGVVQGEMKFLEQKLSVNLELGFASGDKAPGFGNYPGRTSELDPNSESPVPGDVEGRQYRCDRGGCSDRDIRNFRFNRDYRVDLILWRELIGGITDAFYVRPSAKYTVAPGIDLWGRLIYSQAIYAQSTPSYVSKSLGIELNAGVDYASEDGFIAGVAYGILFPMAGLGQLNVDPKVDLATPHTVRGWLGIKF; this is translated from the coding sequence ATGTCTCACGTCCTGCTGGCGGCGCTGCTCGTCGCTTCCTCCACGGCCGCCGCCCAGGCGCCTGCCGGGAGCACGCCTCCGCCCGCTCCCGCCACGGAGTCCGCGCCGGCGCCCGCGCCCGCCACCTCCGCCGAGTCTCCGGCCGCCGCTCCCGCGCAGCCCGCCGCCGCCCAGCCCCCCGCCGCCGAGGGCGAAGCCGTCACCCGCGACGACCTGGAGGCCACCAAGCAGGAGCTGCGCGGAGAGATTCGCGCCGAGGCCGCCAAGCAGTCGCTCAACGGCGAGGAGTGGAGCGAGGAGTACCCCGAGGAGCAGCGCAAGCTGGAGATCTTCACGCTCGACGGCTACTTCCGTCTGCGCCCCACGCTCTTCTACAAGTTCGACCTGGGCCGCCCCGTGGTCCCGGAGCTCTTCCCGCGCTCGCCCCGCGCCGGAGACCGCACGCAGGCCTTCGCCACCATGCGCCTGCGCCTGGACCCCACGTTCAACGTGTCCGAGCAGGTCCGCATCAAGCTGCAGGTGGACGGCCTGGACAACGTGGTCATGGGCTCCATGCCGGACACGCTCTACCCGGGCCAGCAGCGCAACATCTTCACCATCTTCTCCGAGGACCAGGAGTCGCTGGGGAACACGCTGTCGGACTCCATCAAGCTGCGCCGCGCCTACGGCGAGGTGAACACGCCGGTGGGCATCCTGCGCTTCGGCCGCATGGGCAGCCAGTGGGGCCTGGGCATGTTGCGCAACGATGGCAACTGCTTCGACTGTGACTACGGCGACACGGTGGACCGCATCCAGTTCGTCACCGAGCCGTTCGCCGGCTGGTACATCACGCCGATGTTGGACTTCAACGCCGAAGGGGCCATCGACAAGAGCGAGGCCGAGGGCGAGCCCATCGACCTGACCAACGCGGATGACGCCCACAGCTGGGTGCTGGCCATCGCCCGCCGCGACACGGACGCGCAGATCCGCTCCAAGCTGGAGAACAACCAGGGCGTGCTCCAGTACGGCCTGCACTTCGCCTGGCGCACGCAGCGCTACCAGGACACGAAGGACACCAACGGCAACCTCGGGTTCATCCCGCGCGACGCGTCGCTGTACATCCCGGACCTCTGGCTGCGCTACGAGGAGCGCAACTGGCGGGTGGAGTTCGAGCTCGCCGCGGTGCTCGGCAAGATTGGCAACCGCGCGCTCACGGCGAACGAGACGTCGTTCAACCAGAGCCTGGACGTGACCCAGTTTGGCGGCGTGGTCCAGGGCGAGATGAAGTTCCTGGAGCAGAAGCTGTCGGTGAACCTGGAGCTGGGCTTCGCCTCCGGAGACAAGGCGCCGGGCTTCGGCAACTACCCGGGGCGGACGAGCGAGCTGGACCCGAACTCCGAGTCCCCTGTTCCGGGCGACGTGGAAGGCCGCCAGTACCGGTGCGACCGGGGGGGCTGCTCCGACCGGGACATCCGCAACTTCCGTTTCAACCGCGACTACCGCGTCGACCTCATCCTGTGGCGTGAGCTGATTGGCGGCATCACCGACGCGTTCTACGTCCGGCCGTCGGCGAAGTACACGGTGGCGCCGGGCATCGACCTGTGGGGCCGCCTCATCTACTCGCAGGCCATCTACGCCCAGTCGACGCCCTCCTACGTCAGCAAGTCGCTGGGCATCGAGCTGAACGCGGGCGTGGACTACGCTTCCGAGGACGGCTTCATCGCGGGTGTCGCCTACGGCATCCTCTTCCCGATGGCGGGCCTGGGGCAGCTCAACGTGGACCCGAAGGTCGACCTGGCCACGCCGCACACGGTGCGCGGCTGGCTGGGCATCAAGTTCTAG
- the mutM gene encoding bifunctional DNA-formamidopyrimidine glycosylase/DNA-(apurinic or apyrimidinic site) lyase → MPELPEVEIARRNLVRWFDGHRLVRAEADDTRVFRGAERAEFTRIQGRLASLVRRGKYLLFAFDDGHGLLGHLGMTGKFVRRDEGDAVRFSRARFHLDDGHVLHFADARMFGRLEPAPASSLRSLDVVKALGRDPLADGLTAGQLAEAVGSSKQDLKVALMDQGRIAGLGNIHAAEALFRAHLHPSRKPSTLTPDDWKRLVQAIRESIDFGLEEQEGEEPVYLEEGGSENPFLVYGRGDGPCSRCGSTVESFPQAGRTTYACPKCQPRGRSGK, encoded by the coding sequence ATGCCTGAGTTACCCGAAGTGGAAATCGCTCGGCGCAACCTGGTGCGCTGGTTCGATGGACATCGGCTCGTGCGCGCGGAGGCGGATGACACCCGCGTCTTCCGTGGCGCGGAGCGCGCCGAATTCACCCGGATTCAAGGCCGGCTGGCATCGCTCGTCCGCAGGGGGAAGTACCTGCTGTTCGCCTTCGATGACGGCCACGGTCTGCTGGGCCACCTGGGGATGACGGGCAAGTTCGTCCGGCGCGATGAAGGTGACGCGGTGCGCTTCAGCCGCGCCCGGTTCCACCTGGACGATGGCCACGTGCTCCACTTCGCGGACGCGCGCATGTTCGGACGGCTGGAGCCGGCGCCCGCCTCAAGCCTGCGCTCCCTGGACGTGGTGAAGGCCCTGGGGAGGGATCCGCTGGCGGATGGCCTCACCGCGGGGCAGCTCGCCGAGGCCGTGGGCTCCTCGAAGCAGGACCTCAAGGTGGCCCTGATGGACCAGGGGCGCATCGCCGGCCTGGGGAACATCCACGCCGCGGAGGCGCTGTTCCGCGCCCACCTCCACCCCTCCCGGAAGCCCTCCACCCTGACCCCGGATGACTGGAAGCGGCTGGTCCAGGCCATCCGCGAGAGCATCGACTTCGGGCTCGAGGAGCAGGAGGGGGAGGAGCCCGTGTACCTGGAGGAGGGGGGCTCCGAGAACCCGTTCCTCGTGTATGGCCGGGGGGACGGCCCATGCTCCCGGTGCGGTTCCACCGTGGAGTCCTTCCCTCAGGCTGGTCGCACCACTTATGCCTGCCCCAAGTGCCAACCGAGGGGGAGGAGCGGGAAATGA
- the dapA gene encoding 4-hydroxy-tetrahydrodipicolinate synthase has translation MMTFEGSMTALATPFRNGALDESAFRALVRQQIEGGTSVLIPMGTTGESVTMTADERARAVRVVVEEAKGRVKVVGGAGSNNTAEVIESVARVRDAGADGSLIVTPYYNKPTQAGMVEHFRAVARAHPGFPMVVYNVPGRTGVDLLPETMLRLCDLPEVVAIKEATGNMARAVDLLEKCGDRLTLLSGDDFTVLPFIACGGKGVISVSSNLAPRMMADLVALARAGDIAKARELQVKMNNLHRLLFIESSPTPVKWGLHLLGLFGPEVRLPLVPMTEPNAAKLAEELRHLGLLNR, from the coding sequence ATGATGACCTTCGAAGGCTCGATGACGGCGCTGGCCACCCCGTTCCGGAATGGCGCGCTGGATGAGTCGGCGTTCCGGGCGCTGGTGCGGCAGCAGATCGAGGGTGGAACCAGCGTCCTGATTCCCATGGGCACCACGGGTGAGTCCGTCACCATGACGGCGGACGAGCGGGCCCGCGCGGTGCGCGTGGTGGTGGAGGAGGCGAAGGGCCGCGTGAAGGTGGTGGGCGGCGCCGGCTCCAACAACACCGCGGAGGTCATCGAGAGCGTGGCGCGCGTGCGCGACGCCGGAGCGGATGGTTCGCTCATCGTCACGCCCTACTACAACAAGCCCACGCAGGCGGGGATGGTGGAGCACTTCCGCGCGGTGGCGCGCGCGCACCCGGGCTTCCCGATGGTCGTCTACAACGTGCCGGGTCGCACGGGCGTGGACCTGCTGCCCGAGACGATGCTGCGCCTGTGTGACCTCCCGGAGGTCGTGGCCATCAAGGAGGCCACCGGCAACATGGCGCGCGCCGTGGACCTCCTGGAGAAGTGCGGCGACCGGCTGACGCTGCTGTCCGGCGACGACTTCACGGTGCTGCCCTTCATCGCGTGCGGCGGCAAGGGCGTCATCTCCGTCTCGTCCAACCTGGCGCCCCGGATGATGGCGGACCTGGTGGCGCTGGCGCGCGCGGGTGATATCGCCAAGGCGCGCGAGCTCCAGGTGAAGATGAACAACCTGCACCGGCTGCTCTTCATCGAGTCCAGCCCCACCCCCGTGAAGTGGGGCCTGCACCTGTTGGGGCTCTTCGGGCCGGAGGTGCGGTTGCCGTTGGTGCCCATGACGGAGCCCAACGCGGCGAAGCTGGCCGAAGAGCTGCGGCACCTGGGCCTGCTGAATCGCTGA
- a CDS encoding acyl-CoA dehydrogenase family protein has protein sequence MEFELTEDQRALQQAARKYAREVVRPKAAHYDETATFPRDLLATAFELGLLNMAIPAEYGGVGLSHLDQTIVAEELSWGCAGVATSIIANDLANLPIILAATDEQKKRLLGHFAERLKFSSFCLTEPEAGSDVANMQTTARREGDEYVINGSKCFITNGGHAEQYTVFATVDKAKKHKGITCFVVEGRPKGLSVSKHENKMGQRASDTVSLTFEDVRVPVANRIGEEGQGFAIAMATLDNSRPLTAMFSVGIARAALEHSMEYASQRKTFGKPIIEHQAIQFMIADMAMNTHAARMLTYESAWLLDQGKRNTLQSSYAKSFAADMAMKVATDAVQVYGGYGYIKEYPVEKLMRDAKLIQVYEGTSQVQRLVIARELFK, from the coding sequence ATGGAATTCGAGCTCACCGAGGACCAGCGCGCGCTCCAGCAGGCGGCGCGCAAGTACGCCCGCGAGGTGGTGCGCCCCAAGGCCGCTCACTACGACGAGACGGCGACGTTCCCCCGGGATTTGCTGGCCACGGCGTTCGAGCTGGGCCTGTTGAACATGGCGATTCCCGCCGAGTACGGCGGCGTGGGCCTGTCGCACCTGGACCAGACCATCGTCGCGGAGGAGCTGAGCTGGGGCTGTGCGGGCGTGGCGACGTCCATCATCGCCAACGACCTGGCCAACCTGCCCATCATCCTCGCGGCCACCGACGAGCAGAAGAAGCGCCTGTTGGGCCACTTCGCGGAGCGGCTGAAGTTCTCCTCGTTCTGCCTCACGGAGCCCGAGGCGGGCAGCGACGTGGCGAACATGCAGACCACCGCGCGCCGGGAGGGTGACGAGTACGTCATCAACGGCTCCAAGTGCTTCATCACCAACGGCGGACACGCGGAGCAGTACACGGTGTTCGCGACGGTGGACAAGGCCAAGAAGCACAAGGGCATCACCTGCTTCGTCGTGGAGGGCCGCCCCAAGGGGCTGTCCGTCAGCAAGCACGAGAACAAGATGGGCCAGCGCGCCAGCGACACCGTGTCGCTCACGTTCGAGGACGTGCGCGTGCCGGTGGCCAACCGCATCGGTGAAGAGGGCCAGGGCTTCGCCATCGCCATGGCCACGCTGGACAACAGCCGTCCGCTCACCGCCATGTTCTCGGTGGGCATCGCCCGCGCCGCGCTCGAGCACTCCATGGAGTACGCCTCGCAGCGCAAGACGTTCGGCAAGCCCATCATCGAGCACCAGGCCATCCAGTTCATGATTGCCGACATGGCCATGAACACCCACGCGGCCCGCATGCTCACCTACGAGTCCGCGTGGCTGTTGGACCAGGGAAAGCGCAACACCCTCCAGTCCAGCTACGCCAAGTCCTTCGCGGCGGACATGGCCATGAAGGTCGCCACCGACGCGGTGCAGGTGTACGGCGGCTACGGCTACATCAAGGAATACCCCGTGGAGAAGCTGATGCGCGACGCCAAGCTCATCCAGGTCTACGAGGGCACCAGCCAGGTCCAGCGGCTCGTCATCGCGCGAGAACTGTTCAAGTAG
- the fsa gene encoding fructose-6-phosphate aldolase, with amino-acid sequence MKFFIDSADVEEIRKAHAMGCVDGVTTNPSLLAKVGRGLEETIREICTIVDGPISAEAVSLDAEGLIAEGRVLAKIHDNVVVKIPMGVEGVKAVKALTAEGIRTNVTLIFSANQALLCAKAGATYVSPFVGRLDDISQDGMELISNILEIYSNYDFDTQVLVASVRNPVHVLQSARMGAHVATLPYSVITQLANHPLTDAGIKKFLADWEKVPKAK; translated from the coding sequence ATGAAGTTCTTCATCGACAGCGCGGACGTGGAAGAAATCCGCAAGGCCCACGCCATGGGCTGCGTGGACGGCGTCACGACCAACCCTTCGCTGCTCGCCAAGGTGGGCCGTGGGCTGGAGGAGACCATCCGCGAAATCTGCACCATCGTCGACGGCCCCATCAGCGCGGAAGCCGTGTCGCTGGACGCCGAGGGCCTCATCGCCGAGGGCCGCGTCTTGGCGAAGATTCACGACAACGTCGTGGTGAAGATTCCCATGGGCGTCGAGGGCGTGAAGGCCGTCAAGGCGCTCACCGCCGAGGGCATCCGCACCAACGTCACCCTCATCTTCTCCGCCAACCAGGCCCTCTTGTGCGCCAAGGCCGGCGCCACCTACGTGTCGCCCTTCGTCGGCCGGCTGGATGACATCTCCCAGGACGGCATGGAGCTCATCTCCAACATCCTGGAGATTTATTCGAACTACGACTTCGACACCCAGGTGCTGGTCGCCAGCGTGCGCAACCCCGTGCACGTGCTCCAGTCCGCCCGCATGGGCGCCCACGTCGCCACCCTGCCGTACAGCGTCATCACCCAGCTGGCCAACCACCCCCTGACCGACGCGGGCATCAAGAAGTTCCTCGCGGACTGGGAGAAGGTCCCCAAGGCCAAGTAG